Genomic window (Oscillospiraceae bacterium):
CAATTCCGTTGTAGGCGAGGACATGCAACAGGGAGGTGCTAAGATGCTGGTATTGGGGGTGAAGGAAGGCGATTACATCGTCATAGGAGAGGACGTAAAGATCAAAGTCATCAAGACCGGCAGCTTGTTCCGACTGGGCGTAGAGGCGCCGAAAGGCATGCGGATCCTGCGGCAGCGCGTCTACGAGCGCGAG
Coding sequences:
- a CDS encoding carbon storage regulator, with the protein product MLVLGVKEGDYIVIGEDVKIKVIKTGSLFRLGVEAPKGMRILRQRVYERE